TCGGCGTGAGCGTAAAACGTATTACGCGGCGTAAAAGTGTtttcctataaaatatagtggTGGCGCGTTGAACAATTCAGTTGACTACTGAAAGTGTGATCAGTGTGTAgtgtatttgtaataatttattaagtaaatacaatattaccctttaagtattattattatttattattatattattataattattaattaataattttgcaatTGCAATGAATCGTCTTGAAAGAAAGAAAAAACTAATTGCACTGCTTATTCTTCGACATTTAACAATCGATGACGAAGATGAAGAATATATGCTCCATGAACATTGGAATTTAAGAAAGAAAGTCAGTGAGATTTATAATAAACGAGAAAACGAgggtattttcaaaatgttgataaataacCACCTTGTCGATGAAGAACAAcgatttaaaagttatttccGAGTAACTCGTGAGATGTTTGCCTACATTTTGAACCTCGTAGAAGGGGATTTGACAACTGCCTCATACAACAGAGTAAAAACACCTATAACTGCTGCGGAAAAATTGGCTCTTACTCTTAGGTAAGTGATCTATGAAAAGtgataattcattttatttaaataatctttaaaattatttattaagtcatTTTACactctatataaaaaaatcattaaggtatataatattatatgcatataaatgtagcttatcattaaattattataaataatgttaaaaatgaaaattataataaaaattaaaatattattaattttataaaatatttaaaatattacaaatcttCTTCATCTAAAATGCCCTTCAAAGCATCACTAATTATGTGACTGGAAAAATTTGAAGTTTCTGAGTCAGTGCCCTCAGGGGTAAAAGTATATGGAGTAGATGATGCTGCAGATGAATGGTAGGAATTTTCACTATCACCGTCAATAATGTTAGTGAATCCGATATTTAGTGACTGCTAGTTCAAAAGTTCCATTTCTGTAgtgatttgaaaaatttttgCTTTTGTCTTAGTGGCGAGGTCCGGGCGAAATTTTTTCACAGTAGCAGCTATAGTTTTGAAAAACATGTCTGTTGCGTCTTCTTCTGGTTCTGGTGTTATAAGTTCTTCTAAGCA
This genomic interval from Acyrthosiphon pisum isolate AL4f unplaced genomic scaffold, pea_aphid_22Mar2018_4r6ur Scaffold_21458;HRSCAF=24036, whole genome shotgun sequence contains the following:
- the LOC115034897 gene encoding uncharacterized protein LOC115034897, translating into MSSGLKTCSDDFQIPKSNKRKENAYINKYLKEKKEDRDHFKKCLEELITPEPEEDATDMFFKTIAATVKKFRPDLATKTKAKIFQITTEMELLN